The Streptomyces cyaneogriseus subsp. noncyanogenus region CTGGCCGTCGAGCCGATGCTCCAGATGGCCCGCGACACCCGGCGCGACGGGGAGATACGGCAGGTCGAGCTGGACCTGCCGCGGCGGGGGACCGGGCGGGGCGACGCCCTGGCCGTCTCCGCGCGCGTCGCGCCGCTGGGCTCGCGGCTGGTGCTGCTGCTCGTGGAGGACCTCACCGAGGCCCGCCGGATCGAGGCCGTGCGGCGCGACTTCGTCGCCAACGTCAGCCACGAGCTGAAGACCCCGGTCGGCGCGCTCTCCCTGCTCTCCGAGGCCGTCATGGACGCCTGCGACGACCCCGAGGCCGTGCAGCGCTTCGCCGGGCGGATGCAGATCGAGGCGACCCGGCTGACCAATCTGGTGCAGGAGCTCATCGACCTCTCCCGGGTGCAGAACGACGATCCGCTGGAGGACGCCGAGCCGGTCCGCGTGGAGGAACTGGTCGCCGAGGCCATCGACCGCTGCCGGCAGGCGGCCGGCACCAAGCAGATCACCATGGCCACCAACGTGGGGATGCCCGAGGGGCTCGATCAGATCACCGGCGGGCGACGGGCGGGCGGCACGGCCGACCTGCACGTGTGGGGCAACCGCGGCCAGCTCGCCGCCGCCCTCGGCAACCTCGTCGAGAACGCCGTCAACTACTCGCCCGCCCGCACCCGCGTCGGCATCGCCGCCCGCCGGGTGGCGGCCCCCGGCGGGGACATGATCGAGATCGCGGTGACCGACCAGGGCATCGGCATCTCCGACAAGGACAAGGAGCGCATCTTCGAGCGCTTCTACCGGGTCGACCCGGCCCGCTCCCGGGCCACCGGAGGCACCGGCCTCGGACTCGCCATCGTCAAGCACGTGGCCGCCTCGCACGGCGGGGAGGTCACGGTGTGGAGCGCCGAAGGCCAGGGCTCCACCTTCACCCTGCGGCTGCCCGAGGCGGGCCGGTCCCGCGACCGGGCCCAGCCGCCCTCCGCCCGCGCCGGTGGCGAGACCGGGCGGTCCACCCCCTCAGCCTCCCCCCACACCGCTTCATCCCCTTACGCAACGCTTCCCGCTCCGGAGGTCCTTCCGTGACCCGTGTGCTCGTCGTCGAGGACGAGGAGTCCTTCTCCGACGCACTGTCGTACATGCTCCGCAAGGAGGGCTTCGAGGTCGCCGTGGCGGCCACCGGGCCCGACGGACTCGACGAGTTCGAGCGCAACGGCGCCGACCTCGTCCTCCTCGACCTGATGCTGCCCGGCCTGCCGGGCACCGAGGTGTGCCGCCAGCTGCGCGGCCGCTCCAACGTCCCCGTGATCATGGTGACCGCCAAGGACAGCGAGATCGACAAGGTGGTCGGCCTGGAGATAGGAGCCGACGACTACGTCACCAAGCCGTTCTCCTCGCGGGAGCTGGTCGCCCGCATCCGGGCCGTGCTGCGCCGCCGCGGCGAGCCGGAGGAGGTCGCCCCGGCCGCGCTGGAGGCCGGGCCGGTCCGCATGGACGTCGACCGGCACGTGGTGACGGTCGGCGGCTCCAAGATCGACCTGCCGCTGAAGGAGTTCGACCTGCTGGAGATGCTGCTGCGCAACGCCGGCCGGGTGCTGACCCGCATGCAGCTCATCGACCGGGTCTGGGGCGCCGACTACGTCGGTGACACCAAGACCCTCGACGTCCACGTCAAGCGCCTGCGCGCCAAGATCGAGCCGGACCCGGGCGCGCCGCGGTACCTGGTGACGGTCCGCGGCCTCGGCTACAAGTTCGAGCCGTAGGCCGCAGCCCCCTGGCTGACAGGGCGGGTCGCACGGCGGTCCATCGGGCCGGGACGTGCGGAAGGGCGGGGCCTGGAGGACAGGCCCCGCCCTTCCGTCCTGCGGTGCGGGGGTACGGCGGTCAGTGACCGGCGTCCGCCTCGTGCGACTCCGAGGCGCCGTGCGACGCGCTCGCGGAGGCACCGGCGCTCGGGGTGGCCGAGCCGGCCGGCGCGGAGGCGCTGCCGCTCGGGCTGGCCGAGGCGCCGTGCGACGGCTCCTGCGAGGTGCTCGCCGAGGCGCCCGGCGCGGCCGGGACCTCGCTCGGGCCCCACCCGGAGAAGTAGCCCGAGGCCGGGACGACGAAGGCGCGCAGGCTCACGTCGCCGGTCTTGCTGAAGCTGAAGGTGATCTTCTGGGCGTCGCCGTCCCGCACGGCCTCGCGGCCGTCGGGCACCACGGCGGCGGCGTTGTCCTTGCCGCCGATGATCAGCGAACCGCCGGCCGGGACGGTCAGGTCCTTCTTGCCCTTGGCGGGCTTGAGCTCGACCGGCTCGCCGGCGCCCTCGACGGTGATGGACTCCAGCTTCTGGTCGGTGTTGCCGGTGTTGAACACGGTGGCGGAGACCGCGGCGGGACCCGTCGACTCCCGGTCGGGCTGCGTGATGACGACCGCGTTCTGGATCTTGATGTCCCCGACGGTCGTCGCCGCGTTGTCCGGCTTGATCTGGAGCGTCTGGGCGTTGTTGCCGGCGCCGCACGCGGCGAGCGGGAGAATGGAGAACGCGATGGCGGCGGCGGCGAGGGCGCCGCGTCGAAGGCTGCTGCTCACGGCGGCGGCAACTCCTTGACTCGAACGAGGCGGCGGCCACGTGATAAAGCCGCCCTAAGTGACTGTCAGCGGCCTTAGGTTACCGAGCCGTTCCCGGGCCGCCGCACCCGACCCTCCCCCAGGGGGCTTCGGCTTCGCTCGGCAGGCGGTAGGGCACGTGTCACACGCGCCACAAGTGACTCACTGGTCACATTCGCCCCTCCGGTGTCCGGCATTCACATAAGCAGCTCGGAGTGGGCTGCCCGATAGCCTCGATAGCCGTGTCGCACGCCGTCGGCCCGCATGCGAATTCTGCGTGAAGGAATGCATCGCCGGCCGAAAATTCGATCACCCGCCGCAGGCCCCTCCGAGGCCGGGTGATCAATTCGCGGATTCGTCCGGAAGGTCACCGCGGACACCGAACGGAGTAGCGGAAGTCGAGCACATGGAACCCGACATATCGGGCACTTCACCCCCCGGAGGGGGGTGCCGCGGGCGTGTGACGTGCGTGTTTCGCCCGCCCCGCAGAGTGGCTCCGACCTGCGAATACCTTCTCCCGCCGTCCCGTCGCAGCACGTCCCTGTCGCTGTTGTCAAGCCCCGAGATATGCCCTGACCTGCGAAAACGCCATTCAGAAGACGCCGTATCCGTGTTACCCTGGATAGCCACGGAAGGGGTACCTGTCACATGACGTTCAAGGTTGGCGACACCGTGGTCTATCCCCATCACGGGGCCGCGCTGATCGAGGCCATCGAAACTCGCCAGATCAAAGGCGTGGACAAGACCTACTTGGTGCTGAAGGTCGCCCAGGGTGACCTGACGGTACGTGTGCCAGCGGACAATGCGGAGTTCGTCGGCGTGCGTGATGTGGTCGGTCAGGACGGACTGGACCGGGTCTTCGAGGTGCTGCGCGCGCCGTACGCCGAGGAGCCCACGAACTGGTCGCGTCGCTACAAGGCAAATCTGGAGAAGCTCGCCTCCGGCGACGTCATCAAGGTCGCGGAAGTCGTGCGTGACCTGTGGCGCCGTGAGCGCGAGCGCGGTCTCTCCGCCGGAGAGAAGCGGATGCTCGCCAAGGCCCGCCAGATCCTGGTGAGCGAGCTCGCCCTCGCGGAGAACACGAACGAGGACAAGGCCGAAGCCCTGCTCGACGAGGTCCTCGCCTCCTGACCGAGGCGGACCCGCTCGGTTCAGCACACGAAATGCCGCGGTGCCCGATGACGCCTTCGCTGTCGCCGGGCGCTGCGGCATGTTCGTACCCCGAAGCCGTCCGTACGCTCGACCCCCGGGTACGCCCCCGGCCCGACCAGTTCACGGAAGGGGCTGGCCGAGGCGGAGCGCCCGGCGCGTCCCCACGTGGTGGGCGGGGTCGCACGCCCAGGCCATACCCACGTAGGCCGAGCACACAAACCTGACAGGAACCGATGTCTGACGATTCGCGTCCTTCACCCGCCACGGCGCCGACCGCCGCCGTGATTCCGGCCGCGGGCCGGGGCGTACGCCTCGGTCCGGGCGCCCCCAAAGCGCTCCGCGCGCTGGGCGGTACCCCCATGCTCATCCACGCGGTCCGCGCGATGGCCGCCTCCCGCGCCGTCTCCCTGGTGATCGTCGTGGCCCCGCCCGACGGCACCGCCGAGGTCAAGAGCCTGCTGGACGCCTACGCGCTGCCCGAGCGCACCGACTTCCTGGTGGTCTCCGGCGGTGCCTCCCGCCAGGAGTCCGTGAAGCTGGGCCTCGACGCGCTGCCGCCCGAGTACGCCATCGTCCTCGTGCACGACGCGGCCCGCCCGCTGGTGCCGGTCGACACCGTCGACGCCGTCATCGAGGCCGTCCGCGACGGCGCCCCCGCCGTCGTCCCGGCCCTGCCGCTGGCCGACACCGTCAAACAGGTCGAGCCCGCCGCCGCGCCGGGCGACCCCGAACCGGTGGTGGCGACGCCGGAGCGCTCCCTGCTGCGCGCCGTGCAGACCCCGCAGGGCTTCGACCGCGCCACGCTGATCCGCGCCCACGAGACGGTGACCGACGCGGTCACCGACGACGCCGGCATGGTCGAGCAGCTCGGCGTGCGGGTGGTGGCGGTGCCCGGCCACGAGGAGGCGTTCAAGGTCACCCGCCCCCTGGACCTCGTCCTCGCCGAGGCGGTCCTGGCCCGCAG contains the following coding sequences:
- the ispD gene encoding 2-C-methyl-D-erythritol 4-phosphate cytidylyltransferase gives rise to the protein MSDDSRPSPATAPTAAVIPAAGRGVRLGPGAPKALRALGGTPMLIHAVRAMAASRAVSLVIVVAPPDGTAEVKSLLDAYALPERTDFLVVSGGASRQESVKLGLDALPPEYAIVLVHDAARPLVPVDTVDAVIEAVRDGAPAVVPALPLADTVKQVEPAAAPGDPEPVVATPERSLLRAVQTPQGFDRATLIRAHETVTDAVTDDAGMVEQLGVRVVAVPGHEEAFKVTRPLDLVLAEAVLARRRLNDGF
- a CDS encoding lipoprotein — translated: MSSSLRRGALAAAAIAFSILPLAACGAGNNAQTLQIKPDNAATTVGDIKIQNAVVITQPDRESTGPAAVSATVFNTGNTDQKLESITVEGAGEPVELKPAKGKKDLTVPAGGSLIIGGKDNAAAVVPDGREAVRDGDAQKITFSFSKTGDVSLRAFVVPASGYFSGWGPSEVPAAPGASASTSQEPSHGASASPSGSASAPAGSATPSAGASASASHGASESHEADAGH
- a CDS encoding CarD family transcriptional regulator, which translates into the protein MTFKVGDTVVYPHHGAALIEAIETRQIKGVDKTYLVLKVAQGDLTVRVPADNAEFVGVRDVVGQDGLDRVFEVLRAPYAEEPTNWSRRYKANLEKLASGDVIKVAEVVRDLWRRERERGLSAGEKRMLAKARQILVSELALAENTNEDKAEALLDEVLAS
- a CDS encoding response regulator transcription factor, with product MTRVLVVEDEESFSDALSYMLRKEGFEVAVAATGPDGLDEFERNGADLVLLDLMLPGLPGTEVCRQLRGRSNVPVIMVTAKDSEIDKVVGLEIGADDYVTKPFSSRELVARIRAVLRRRGEPEEVAPAALEAGPVRMDVDRHVVTVGGSKIDLPLKEFDLLEMLLRNAGRVLTRMQLIDRVWGADYVGDTKTLDVHVKRLRAKIEPDPGAPRYLVTVRGLGYKFEP
- a CDS encoding sensor histidine kinase; translated protein: MDVNAAVAAAAAIAGVLTGVIAMLAFRWSERDQKRPTRTSLHADPMLPPGVDTVLSVLRSSAVVLDEEDAVVKASSAAYALGLVRGGKLAVEPMLQMARDTRRDGEIRQVELDLPRRGTGRGDALAVSARVAPLGSRLVLLLVEDLTEARRIEAVRRDFVANVSHELKTPVGALSLLSEAVMDACDDPEAVQRFAGRMQIEATRLTNLVQELIDLSRVQNDDPLEDAEPVRVEELVAEAIDRCRQAAGTKQITMATNVGMPEGLDQITGGRRAGGTADLHVWGNRGQLAAALGNLVENAVNYSPARTRVGIAARRVAAPGGDMIEIAVTDQGIGISDKDKERIFERFYRVDPARSRATGGTGLGLAIVKHVAASHGGEVTVWSAEGQGSTFTLRLPEAGRSRDRAQPPSARAGGETGRSTPSASPHTASSPYATLPAPEVLP